The Halobellus sp. MBLA0158 genome has a window encoding:
- a CDS encoding DUF1918 domain-containing protein, whose amino-acid sequence MEFEEDDSVVLHDKHSEFDGEVGTITQVVETMFGDATYTVGFDDGQEVGISADQLELAEDADDESDAE is encoded by the coding sequence ATGGAGTTCGAAGAAGACGACAGCGTGGTACTGCACGACAAGCACAGCGAGTTCGACGGCGAGGTCGGCACGATCACGCAGGTCGTCGAGACGATGTTCGGCGACGCGACCTACACCGTCGGCTTCGACGACGGCCAGGAGGTCGGCATCTCCGCGGACCAGCTGGAGCTCGCCGAGGACGCCGACGACGAGTCGGACGCGGAGTAA
- a CDS encoding RNA-binding protein, protein MPRIPFHYVDLRTFCYETEDEKRVESALRTFLPEDFEVERTESEGHHGDRIVVLSARVENADDVRHVLGRLATLPAFEDLLSELDERVTDNTELFLRLDKQSAFRGEVRRGGGITLRAKVEAYPATKEAAVENAREALDRAEELTSDRGRSGE, encoded by the coding sequence ATGCCGCGAATCCCGTTTCACTACGTCGATCTGCGGACCTTCTGCTACGAGACCGAGGACGAAAAGCGGGTCGAGAGCGCCCTCCGGACGTTCCTCCCAGAGGACTTCGAGGTCGAGCGCACGGAGAGCGAGGGCCACCACGGCGACCGGATCGTCGTCCTCTCCGCGCGGGTCGAAAACGCCGACGACGTCCGCCACGTCCTCGGGCGGCTCGCGACGCTCCCGGCGTTCGAGGACCTGCTGTCGGAGCTCGACGAGCGCGTCACCGACAACACCGAGCTGTTCCTCCGGCTGGACAAGCAGTCGGCGTTCCGCGGCGAGGTCCGCCGCGGCGGCGGGATCACGCTCCGCGCGAAGGTCGAGGCCTACCCCGCGACGAAGGAAGCCGCCGTCGAGAACGCCCGCGAGGCGCTCGATCGGGCCGAGGAACTGACCAGCGATCGCGGCCGAAGCGGCGAATAG
- a CDS encoding sensor histidine kinase, protein MCAEAPESQYFRDLYELASSDLSTSEKIARAIDIGRDRLDVDYGVLSYTGEGNYEVVQTNIESGKYAPGSVTELGETWCRHVVEKREAVAFADAAESRYSDDIAREVTGLQCYVGAPVVVDGEVYGTICFSADDPRQTEITESEQQFVSLLGEWIASEIEQQKHTEELRRQNERLDEFTGIVAHDLRNPLSGAIGYTELALDRTEGEVHGYLERVASSLERMDALIGECLVLAKEGADVGEREPVDLASVAEDAWETVSTGSATLTLDVAKTINADRARLQRLFENLFRNANEHCQSGVSVTVSDHPEGFTVSDDGPGLPDAVAAALEDPDDVEDIKDLGLGLLIVERVVTGHGWDLAVDTSNAGTTFTVTGVNAAAPAHRQYVEA, encoded by the coding sequence ATGTGCGCCGAGGCCCCCGAGTCCCAGTACTTCAGGGACCTGTACGAACTCGCCAGTTCGGACCTGTCCACGAGCGAAAAGATCGCCCGCGCCATCGACATCGGCCGCGACCGCCTGGACGTCGACTACGGCGTGCTCTCCTACACCGGCGAGGGCAATTACGAGGTCGTCCAGACGAACATCGAGAGCGGGAAGTACGCGCCCGGGTCGGTGACGGAACTGGGCGAGACGTGGTGCCGACACGTCGTCGAAAAGCGCGAGGCCGTCGCGTTCGCGGACGCGGCTGAGAGCCGGTACAGCGACGACATCGCCCGCGAGGTCACGGGCTTGCAGTGCTACGTCGGCGCGCCGGTCGTCGTCGACGGGGAGGTCTACGGGACGATCTGCTTTTCGGCCGACGACCCGCGGCAGACCGAGATCACCGAGAGCGAACAGCAGTTCGTCTCCCTGCTCGGCGAGTGGATCGCCAGCGAGATCGAACAGCAAAAACACACAGAGGAGCTCCGGCGGCAGAACGAGCGGCTCGACGAGTTCACCGGGATCGTCGCCCACGACCTCCGGAATCCGCTGTCTGGCGCGATCGGCTACACCGAGCTCGCGCTCGATCGGACCGAGGGCGAGGTCCACGGCTACCTCGAACGCGTCGCCAGCTCGCTGGAGCGGATGGACGCGCTCATCGGCGAGTGTCTCGTGCTCGCGAAGGAGGGCGCCGACGTCGGCGAGCGCGAGCCGGTCGACCTCGCCTCGGTCGCCGAGGACGCGTGGGAGACCGTCAGCACCGGGAGCGCGACGCTCACCCTCGACGTCGCGAAGACGATCAACGCCGACCGGGCGCGGCTCCAGCGGCTGTTCGAGAACCTCTTCCGGAACGCGAACGAGCACTGCCAGTCGGGCGTGTCGGTGACCGTGAGCGACCACCCGGAGGGCTTCACCGTCAGCGACGACGGACCGGGGCTCCCCGACGCGGTCGCCGCGGCGCTCGAAGACCCCGACGACGTGGAGGACATCAAGGACCTGGGCCTCGGCCTCCTCATCGTCGAACGCGTCGTCACCGGCCACGGGTGGGACCTCGCCGTCGACACCTCCAACGCGGGGACGACGTTCACCGTGACCGGGGTGAACGCGGCCGCGCCGGCCCACCGCCAGTACGTGGAGGCCTGA
- a CDS encoding glycosyltransferase family 2 protein, translating to MASATELAVWLLTASGLVVVLYYVVININYLLIHSLSLLELRDDVRESEWNPPFRPFQSPFYPGMAVLVPAYNEEATITESLRSLLTLNYPDTEIVVVNDGSTDDTLEVLHREFDLAPLDAEIPYDVPSEPIRGTYRSETYENLLVVDKANGGKSDALNAGLWLTDKELFCAVDSDTIIERDALLQIVRPFLRDPQRVVATGGTIRVANDCVVKDGVVEEVHLPKTGLPGLQVMEYLRAFYSGRLGLDRLEGLILISGAFGVFRSDYAREIGGYRHDTITEDFDIVVRLHRYMIEHDIEYDVEFVPEPVAWTEVPASRRVLGRQRRRWYRGMIETLVTHRGMLFNPKYGRVGTYILPVFAAAEALGPLIEGFGYLLLPIAVYLGVLNFEFFLVFFLLTTGFGVFLSWFGIFSEVWSYNRYDHPVQIVRLLWYGVLENFGYRQYKTYLAWRGLVEYLRGEQSWGAMERAGFGGGDEKE from the coding sequence ATGGCGTCGGCCACCGAGCTCGCGGTCTGGCTGCTCACGGCCTCGGGACTCGTGGTCGTGCTCTACTACGTCGTCATCAACATCAACTACCTGCTGATCCACTCGCTGTCGCTCTTAGAGCTCAGAGACGACGTCCGCGAGTCCGAGTGGAATCCGCCCTTCCGGCCGTTCCAGAGCCCCTTCTACCCCGGGATGGCCGTCCTGGTTCCCGCCTACAACGAGGAGGCGACGATCACGGAGAGCCTCCGCTCGCTGCTCACGCTGAACTACCCGGACACGGAGATCGTCGTCGTGAACGACGGCTCCACCGACGACACCCTCGAAGTGCTCCACCGGGAGTTCGACCTGGCGCCGCTCGACGCCGAGATCCCCTACGACGTCCCCAGCGAGCCGATCCGAGGGACGTACCGCTCGGAGACCTACGAGAACCTACTCGTCGTCGACAAGGCAAACGGCGGCAAGAGCGACGCGCTCAACGCCGGGCTGTGGCTGACCGACAAGGAGCTGTTCTGTGCGGTCGACTCCGACACGATCATCGAACGCGACGCGCTCTTGCAGATCGTCCGCCCCTTCCTCCGGGACCCCCAGCGGGTCGTCGCCACCGGCGGGACGATCCGCGTCGCCAACGACTGCGTCGTCAAGGACGGCGTCGTCGAGGAGGTCCACCTCCCGAAGACCGGCCTCCCCGGCCTCCAGGTGATGGAGTACCTCCGGGCCTTCTACTCCGGGCGGCTCGGGCTGGACCGGCTCGAAGGGCTGATCCTCATCTCCGGCGCCTTCGGCGTGTTCCGCTCGGACTACGCCCGCGAGATCGGCGGCTACCGCCACGACACCATCACCGAGGACTTCGACATCGTCGTCCGCCTTCATCGGTATATGATCGAACACGACATCGAGTACGACGTCGAGTTCGTCCCCGAGCCGGTCGCCTGGACGGAGGTGCCGGCCTCACGGCGCGTGCTGGGCCGGCAGCGACGGCGGTGGTACCGCGGGATGATAGAGACGCTCGTCACCCACCGCGGGATGCTGTTCAATCCGAAATACGGCCGCGTCGGGACGTACATCCTCCCGGTGTTCGCCGCGGCCGAGGCTCTCGGCCCGCTCATCGAGGGCTTCGGCTACCTGCTGCTCCCGATCGCCGTGTACCTGGGCGTGCTCAACTTCGAGTTCTTCCTCGTGTTCTTCCTGCTCACCACCGGGTTCGGCGTCTTCCTCTCGTGGTTCGGTATCTTCAGCGAGGTCTGGAGCTACAACCGCTACGACCACCCCGTACAGATCGTTCGGCTGCTGTGGTACGGCGTCCTCGAAAACTTCGGCTACCGGCAGTACAAGACGTACCTCGCCTGGCGGGGGCTCGTCGAGTACCTCCGCGGCGAGCAGTCGTGGGGGGCGATGGAGCGGGCCGGCTTCGGCGGCGGCGACGAGAAGGAGTGA
- a CDS encoding HEAT repeat domain-containing protein, translating to MSARTLAALQVGAVPRWIVVLSALVLLSLLFSTAVLTIGYSVLRYLRRRRRDAVREDLRAGLLQRLYGGDDPDWEAWVATLSTRERSVTEELLDEYLRELRGSDARALFGLGEALGIPERARADLANGDYYERLGALTWLGLLQDPPSVEALERHCTGTPRERAAAAKVLYLSDYPDLPSKGVRLLLRDASEAFTVFGIDTLYRVVESDPGPLFERAAADAHAWPPALLQQVLLVARNVNTVVGDADLSWVVTALSSPDERTRAEAARALGGYGWRPSLRGEVDVGDLGMDPSPAVRASVYRMLGEWGDADAVETLVWLAAMEPESRARVAAAEALVPHRERYGVSPPPAIADAWSWATAHASFDELAADVSTERRR from the coding sequence ATGTCCGCCCGAACGCTCGCGGCGCTGCAGGTCGGTGCCGTCCCCCGATGGATCGTCGTCCTGTCGGCGCTCGTGCTCCTGTCGCTGCTCTTCTCGACGGCGGTGCTGACGATCGGCTACTCGGTGCTGCGCTACCTGCGGCGGCGCCGCCGCGACGCGGTCCGGGAAGACCTCCGCGCGGGCCTCCTGCAGCGGCTGTACGGCGGCGACGACCCGGACTGGGAGGCGTGGGTCGCGACGCTCTCGACGCGCGAGCGATCGGTCACGGAGGAGCTCCTGGACGAGTACCTGCGGGAACTCCGCGGCAGCGACGCGCGGGCGCTCTTCGGACTCGGGGAGGCGCTCGGAATCCCCGAACGGGCGCGGGCGGACCTGGCAAACGGCGACTACTACGAGCGGCTCGGCGCGCTCACCTGGCTGGGGCTGTTGCAGGACCCCCCGAGCGTCGAGGCGCTCGAACGACACTGCACCGGCACGCCCCGGGAACGGGCCGCGGCGGCGAAGGTCCTGTACCTGAGCGACTACCCGGACCTCCCGTCGAAGGGGGTGCGGCTCCTGCTGCGGGACGCCTCCGAGGCGTTCACCGTCTTCGGCATCGACACCCTCTATCGCGTCGTCGAGTCCGATCCCGGGCCGCTGTTCGAGCGCGCCGCCGCCGACGCGCACGCGTGGCCCCCGGCGCTCCTGCAGCAGGTACTCTTGGTCGCTCGCAACGTCAACACCGTCGTGGGCGACGCCGACCTCTCGTGGGTGGTGACCGCGCTGTCGAGCCCGGACGAGCGCACGAGGGCCGAGGCGGCGCGGGCGCTCGGCGGGTACGGCTGGCGGCCGTCGCTGCGCGGGGAGGTCGACGTCGGCGACCTGGGGATGGACCCGTCGCCGGCCGTCCGGGCGAGCGTCTATCGGATGCTCGGCGAGTGGGGCGACGCCGACGCCGTCGAGACGCTGGTGTGGCTGGCGGCGATGGAACCGGAGTCCCGGGCGCGGGTGGCCGCCGCCGAGGCGCTCGTCCCGCACCGCGAGCGATACGGCGTCTCGCCGCCGCCGGCCATCGCCGACGCCTGGTCGTGGGCGACCGCGCACGCATCGTTCGACGAACTCGCCGCGGACGTCTCGACGGAGCGCCGCCGATGA
- a CDS encoding response regulator transcription factor, with product MSQVAVVADDDSTIRSLLQHKLSSSGFSVQLCEDGQAARDTLDTMETDPDVVVLDVMMPRLSGIQLLRAIRRGEVGVDEDVPVVMLTSRGREADVLDGLQSGSDDYITKPFSPNELLARIRKVLDE from the coding sequence GTGTCTCAGGTGGCCGTCGTCGCCGACGACGACAGCACGATCCGGTCGCTGCTCCAGCACAAGCTCTCGTCGAGCGGCTTCTCGGTTCAGCTCTGCGAGGACGGCCAGGCGGCCCGCGACACGCTCGACACGATGGAGACAGACCCGGACGTCGTCGTCCTCGACGTGATGATGCCGCGGCTCAGCGGCATCCAACTGCTCCGGGCCATCCGCCGCGGCGAGGTCGGCGTCGACGAGGACGTCCCGGTCGTGATGCTCACCTCCCGCGGCCGCGAGGCGGACGTCCTCGACGGGCTCCAGTCGGGGTCCGACGACTACATCACGAAGCCGTTCAGCCCGAACGAACTCCTCGCCCGGATCCGGAAAGTCCTCGACGAGTGA
- a CDS encoding thioredoxin family protein, with protein sequence MVLMESDSELERGDEAPDFELPGADGDTYTLDDFADYEALLVVFTCNHCPYAEAKVDELNHLAGAYDDLAVVGVNPNDAEEYPDDSFERMRERVEDGEIEYTAYLRDESQAVARDYGAVCTPDPFLFANEGDAFRLAFHSRIDDAMNPDAEPERYEMREAVEALLAGEEIPVEETPSQGCSIKWRDE encoded by the coding sequence ATGGTTCTGATGGAATCCGACTCCGAACTGGAGCGGGGCGACGAGGCGCCCGATTTCGAGCTGCCCGGCGCCGACGGCGACACGTACACCCTGGACGATTTCGCCGACTACGAGGCGCTGCTCGTGGTGTTCACGTGCAACCACTGTCCCTACGCCGAGGCGAAGGTCGACGAGCTGAATCACCTGGCCGGCGCCTACGACGACCTCGCGGTCGTCGGCGTCAACCCCAACGACGCCGAGGAGTACCCCGACGACTCCTTCGAGCGGATGCGAGAGCGCGTCGAGGACGGCGAAATCGAGTACACGGCGTACCTCCGCGACGAGTCCCAGGCGGTCGCGAGGGACTACGGCGCCGTCTGCACGCCGGACCCGTTCCTGTTCGCGAACGAGGGCGACGCGTTCCGCCTGGCGTTCCACTCGCGGATCGACGACGCGATGAACCCAGACGCCGAGCCCGAGCGCTACGAGATGCGCGAGGCCGTCGAGGCGCTGCTCGCGGGCGAGGAGATCCCGGTCGAAGAGACCCCCTCCCAGGGCTGTTCGATCAAGTGGCGCGACGAGTAG